The following DNA comes from Gottschalkia purinilytica.
TTAAGTGTCTTATTTTTATGCCAAGTTGCGAGCTATCACAAATTTTTTTACAAATTTTAGTGATATCTGATAAACTTGCTACACCAGATGGCTCTATTAGAATATGATCAGGCTTATATGATAAGGTCAATTCTTCTATTGCTTTTTCGAAGTCATGTATGACACTACAACAAATACATCCAGCAGAAATCTCTTTAATAGGAAGCTTGTCATCTATTAAATCTCCATCAATTCCCACACTTCCAAATTCATTTTCAATTAAAGCGATTTTCCCGTTCATATGTGGGATGATTTTTTTCAAGAATGTAGTTTTACCGACTCCTAAAAAACCCGATATGATATTAATATTCGTACTCATTGTAAACCTCCAGGATAATTTTGTTAATAATCATCATATAATTATAACATTTTAAAAATTCAATTAATAATCGGTATTTCCCATCATAAAACATAAATCTATAGATATTATCTATGATAGAATTAGTTTCCTTACAGCTAATCTAAAAAACATTAAGTTTGCATCCTTCGTATAATATTCGAAGTAAAATTAGAACATATGGAAGTAAAATTTTAATATTTATACTCCATTATTTATAAAGAAAAAAGCCGGTAAAAATGATTAACAAACCACCCTAACCGGCATACTTATTATCCTATTCAATTTCGCATTCTATTTATATACCATAATATAAAGATACTATTATTCTATTTCTTTCAAATCTACTAACCAACTTTGCTATAATCAAATCAATTTTTCTATCTATTCAATCATATATCATAGCATTAAAATCTTATATCTTTTTTGAATATCGTACCTACAAGAATCAATTGCATTTCTATATCATCTATTGCAGAGAGAGATTTGGCTGATAAATGTTATCGGTATTATTCTCAGTTTGTACTTTTATGAAATGAGAAAACCCAAGTCTTCAATATCCGCTAGTTTATCTAGCATAGGTGCTGGATTTTTTGTCCAAAACACAATACAGTCAATAACCACTCAGAATAAAAGGCCGGAATATCCGTACAGCAACTTGCACTAAGAGTTATTTCTTATCTTTCCTTTTCAGGAAAAATCTTACATACTGTGTAGGCGACATACCTACTAAACGTCGAAAAAGCCTGTAAAATGTTGATAAGCTGCCAAAGCCACATTGCAAGGCAATATATAAAACCGTGTCCTGTGAGTTCAACAAAAGCTCCTTTGCTTTCTCAATTCTAAGTTTATTAATATATTGAACTGGAGTCATGCCTAACTGATCCTGAAATAATCGGATCATGCTGTTTTTGCTAACACCAAGTCCCTCAATCTCCTCTTTAAGCTGTTTTGGATCAGTATAAAACTTACCAATTACTTTTTTAATTCCTTCAATAGTTTCTCTTTTGGGTTCAAATTTCAAAAGATCCGGTCTGCACCGCTTACAAGGACGAAATCCAGCAGCTTGAGCTTGCTCAGCAGTATCGAAAAATACCATATGATCTCTTTTTGGACTTTTGGATTTACAAGACGGTCGACAGAAAATGCCGGTTGTTTTCACTCCATAGAAAAACTGACCGTCATAGGATGAATCACAATCAATGGCAACCTTCCATTTTTCTTCATCGCTGAGTAGCATGTATACCACCTTCTTTTTTTATTTTCGCTTCATATCACGGATTATCCCTTTGGTTTCCTTATCTATACGGTAGGATTCTGTTATTTTTTGCAATGCTTTATTATATGTAAAATCATCCAATGTATTCTGCTTCAAATAGGCCATAGTCTGCTCTGGCAGTTTAATATAACAGATGGAAATAGCCCAAGCAACAGCCATCTTGACATAATAACCCTCATGCTTGACGGTATCCAATATATCTAATACACGATTGATATATTCCTCGTCTATATAATAGGACAGCAACATTACCACAGCAAACCTAAGCTCATATTCCCGCATAGAGCGAAAATACATCTGTAAAAAGTCCCAAACACGCTCCCGATTTTTCACTGTAAACTTAAGCCCAGTGCAAAAGCTATCACATACTGACCAGTTGTCAATTTTGGGTACAAAGCTGTTTATATATAAGAGCCGTTCTTCCACTTCACAGGGCGCGTACCCAATCACCATGCCTTGCAACATTATCTCTTCGAAATAGTCATTTTCTGCGGTGTTCAGATACGTTCGCCAATCTGCCTTTGCAATTTGCTTTGCTAGTTTGCGAAGCTGCGGCAGACAGACACCAAGTATTGTATCAATATTAGGCAGAAGTCTAGAGGAAAACTTTCGATAATCTTCCTCCGCAAGGCTCATAAGTTGTTCACGAATCATTTCCATAATTGTATCACCTCGTTTTCTCTATATTTGACTTTGAAGGTAGATGTTTCCCCACGTTTAATTTCTATTTCTAGCAGACGCAATTCCTCGTAAACACTTTGCATCTCTTCAAAAATTTCATCAATTGATACACTGCATGTTAACCGTTGACATGGTTCTTTTCCATCTCTAACAGCTTTTCTTTAACTGCAAGTCCTGCAGCGTAGCCCACAAGCTTTCCGTATGTACCTATAACCCGATGGCATGGTGTAATAATTAAAATCGGGTTTTTGTTGTTGGCTGCACCTACTGTACGGGATGCTTCTGGTTTCCCAATAACCTCTGCCACCTGCTTGTAGGTACGAGTTTCACCGTAAGGTATATCCCTCAGAGCAGCCCATACTGTTTGCTGAAAATCTGTACCTTCTGGTGCAAGCGGTAGATTGAAAGATTTGAGCTTACCATCAAGATATTCCTCCAGTTGACGTGCCGCTTCCCTTAATACTGGGGTTTCCTGCTCCACACAGCCTGTGGACTTATGTTTTTTGCCAAAAAAGAGTTCAATGATTGCACCGTTTTTTTCCACAATGCCAATCAAACCGAGGGATGTCGGATAGAAAGTAATGTTTTTCATATGGATAACCTCCTTGTCTTATTATATCTTTAGTGTACATTTATTTTACCTAGGATGTCTTCCGAAATTTCACCATTCAATTTTCATTATGGTAATGAACTGAACCATGCGGATTGTAACAATGCAATACCTTCTCGTATCTGTTGTTCACTAAGTAAACTGTATCCTGCAAATATAATGTTTCTAGGACAATCATTCCTGTCTTTCCAGAATGGAATCATAGAATATACTTTAACCCCAACTTTTTCTGCCTCTTTAATAAGCCAATCTTGTTCTTCGCCACCCGGAAACTCCAAAATGAAATGTAACCCTGCTCCACGACCATGTAAGATTACTTTTCTGCCAAACATCTCCGTTGATTCCTTTATAAATACATCATGACGCCTTTTGTAAGTGATGCACATTTTTCGAATATGACGCTCATAGTTTCCCTCCGTCATATATGCGGCTAAAACACGTTGCGTCAACCACGATACAGGAGAATTATGTGAACAGAATAAACTATGATACCTCGTTAGCAGGCGTACTGGCAACACCATATAGTTCACCCGTAAAGAAGGAGAAAGAGACTTTGAAAAAGTTCCTATATAGATAGTACGGTCTTCGGTGTCTAGGGAACGGAGTGCCGGCACCGGATTGGCATCATATCTGAGTTCACTGTCATAATCATCCTCAATGATATACGCATCGTTAGCATTTGCCCAATTAAGAAGCTCCTTACGCTGAAAAATTGGCATCACAGTTCCGTAAGGAAATTGATGTGAAGGCGTTACATAAGCAGCACATGCGCCAGAACGATGAATGGATGAGAGGATAAGTCCATCTTTACTAGCTGGGATTGCATGCAAATTATAATTGTTGTTGATAAACACATCCCTTGCTCCATTATAGCCGGGTTCTTCCATAGCAATCGTATTATTTTCTTTACGCAAAATCTTGCACAAAATATCTAACGAATAGTATAGTCCAGAGCCGATAATAATTTGTTCTTCACAACAAACCATCCCCCTTGACCTGTACAGGTGTTTTTTGATTTCTTGTCGTAACAACAGATCACCTTGCTTATCTGGATACTGATTAACCACCTCTTTTTGCGATGATAAAAGAACTTGAGATGTATATTTTCGCCATAACTTGAAAGGAAATTGCTCATAAGAAAGCTCGCCATACTGAAAATCATATAGAATTACAGGTTGCTTCAGTTCTGATCTTTCCACAGATAAAGCATTTATATCCTGCGGCACATAATTCCTTTCCGTAAATTTAGTTGAAGTGTCTAGAACAAAAAAACCTGACCCATGTCTTGCTCGAATATATCCCTCCACAGCCAGCTGGGTATAAGCCTGACTGACAGTATTGCGTGCAATACCTAATGTTTGGGCTAGTGTGCGAATACCTGGAAGTCGTTCTCCAGGTGCAATATTTCCTTGCTCAATATCTTTTTTGACCTGATGATAGATTTGAAGATATATTGGATCATCTGAATTTTCTTGAATATAAATCATATAATTATAACCATCCTTACGCTAAAGTGTACCCTGTATTATATCACATAAGTGTATCTTTTAATGGGTTCACTTATATGATACGATATGTTTGATTGTATATCAAGTACATATGTATCTTGAATAAAAGTCAAATTTATATGATTAGGAGGATGATGAAATTATGCAATACAGAATGAAGAAGTTTCAATTAACGTTGGATCAGATCGACGAGCTACTTCATCGTGCGGATACCGGACGATTCGCTACTATCAATGAGAATGGTTATCCATATGTCATTGCCATGCACTTTGTTTACTACAATAACAAAATTTATATGCATGGCCTACCAAAGGGACAAAAAATCGATAATGTAAATCGAAACCCTAAAGTGTGCTTTGAGGTTGATGAATTGTTTGGTCTCTTGACTGACAATATCGAAAATGCTTGTGATACTGAGGCAGAGTACAATAGTGTTGTGATTATTGGAAATGCTTCGCTGATTGAGGACTTGGATTATAAACGTGAAGTGTTAAATAAGCTGGTTGAAAAGTACACGCCACAATTTGCTGGGAAAGAGCTCCCTGATAACATGATTAAGGGTACTGCCGTGATTGAGATTGATATTGTAGAGTGTACAGGAAAATATCATAAATAGCGCAAAAAGTAAACTTATTTTATCTAATTGCCATAAGAGCCAAATATGATTTCCTCAATAGAATTTATCCCGCTTTTCATTGCGGGATGCTTTTTTATTAGCGTGTTTTAAGGTTAAAAAGCAATTCCTGTCCGTTTTTTAGTTCGCAAAATCTAACAAAATGATAAAAACACTTTATTAATATATGATGTACTAGTTTACTTAATATTTAATTAATATATAAAAACAATTTACAACTAGTCTCTTTGACTGATATGTTTGCTGGATATATTTATACTATGTTTCTAATTTTGAATTTATTTTAATATTAACCTTAATATGAATTTACTTTAAATTTTTTATTTACTTATATCTATTAAGTATATCTTTTACATCCTCTTTAGTAACATCAGTATATCTATTTTCCATGTTTACACTAACAACAGGCGCTTTTCTACATCCCCCTATACATCCTGATGTGTATATGCTAAACTTACCATCCTTAGTTATCTCTCCTGACTTTATGTTGAGAAGTCTCTCAAATTCCTCGAGATTTTCAGCGTAACCCTTTCTAGTGCAATGAAAACCTGTACATATTCTTATATCATATTCGCCTATAGGTCTTTCTTTTAAACGATTATTTTTTACCAATCTTTGAATTTCAACTTCTGAAGCTCCTAATTTTTGCGATATATAGTTTTGAACCTCTTTAGATAAATGTCCAAATATATCTTGAGCTTTTAAAAGAATAGACAAATGATCTTCTTTATTTTTAACATTCTCTATATACTCATCAAATTCTTTATATTTTTTTTCTAACGACTCATTATACATAATATTTCACACCTTCTTTTAATTTTATATATATTATTACTTCTATACTAGATTATTACTTCTATACTAGTTTTCATCATTCCTTCTGACTAGTAATTTAAATTTGAACAACTATATAGGTATACTGGAATTTTTCCGTATTCTACGGCATACTGACTAACCGTCAATCTTTGGCAGAACAATATCTAAGATAACTAAATCAACAGAATTTGATTGAAATAGCTCTAAAGCTTTTTCACCATCTGCAGCCTCTAATACCTGATATCCATCCTCCATTAGATAGTCCATTATCACTTCGCGTAAAATATCTTCAACAACCAATATTTTATTCATCCTATACCTCCATCTGTATCCTTATAAGCTTAATTAGACTTAACATTGGTAAGATATAATTATAAATAGCAGTATCAAAGTTTGATATTTTCATTTCAAGTATGCCTTACAAGTAAAATCTTTTATATTTACACATTTAGTTTTATTATAACCTCAAGATTAATAGAAGCAACAAAAGGATTTTTCCTAAAAGAATATAATATAAAACATATTAATTATTTGAGGTTATGTATATCTGATGTCTCAGAGGAAAATATAAGCAGTATTGCTGATATAATTTCAGTAATCAGAAGCTTTAAGAAAACTTAAATGCTACTAAAAGTTTTTCACAATCTACACAGCAAACGTTAGCATTTCTACACATCTCATAAATATTTTTATGTTCTTTTTCGTTGAAAACTTCGTGATATTTGTTTACTGTAAATATATTGGAAAGCCTTGAAAAATCGCCTACTTTAGCCCTCCCTCTCTTTAATATACATAGATTATAGAGTCTCCAATTATGGTATGATCAAGAAGAGAATTAATTTTTTATCGAAGGCTTTTAATCATCTCAAAATACCACATAAACTTCAATGCAAATAAATCTAATTACACAAACATCTTTAGTCTTGCATAGAAGTTCACTCATCTTAACCAAAAAGTCCCCCAAACCTAAAGTTTGAGGGACATATAACATTCTTCAATATTTAATTAAAAATCTTCAAGATCTTTAAAATGAGACTATTTCTTTACTCAAATGGATATTTTTGAACTAACATCATTATTCATTTTCATAACACAACTGTCCGCAAGCAGCACTAATTTCAGAACCAAATTGTGTTCTAACAGTTACACTAATACCAGCTTTCTTTAGTGTACTGCAAAATTGCTTGATAGCAATTGAAGATTGAAATTCAAAAGTTGTTTTGTCCGTAGAATTATAAGGTATCAAATCAATGTGATATAAATGCTCCCACGAACCACGATTTTTCAATAAACCTATAACTGCCTCTGCATGTTCTTTCGAATCATTAATTCCTTCAAGCATAATATAAGCAATAAACACTCGTCGTCCCGTATGAATGATATGTTCATCTAATGTCTTCATTACCTCATTCAATGGAAATCTTTTATTTATAGGCATTAAATCGCTTCGTTGACTTTCAAATGGTGAATGAAGTGAAAAAGCCAGATTTACTTGTGGAAATTCTTTGGTCAATCTTTGAATTCCTGGTATAATACCAATTGTTGAAATAGTAATTCTTCGTTGACTTAACCCAAATAAATTTTGATCAGTTAAAATTTTTACTGCATCAAATAACTCCGGATTTGCAAAAGCCTCACCCATTCCCATAAATGAAATACTATTCAATCTATGGTCATTAAAATAGAAATAAAGTAATTGATCAGTTATCTCATCAGCAGTAAGATTGCGTTTAAATCCAGCACTTCCTGTTGCACAAAAACGACATCCAAAACCACAACCACATTGGGAAGAAATACAAAACGATTCCCACCCCTGTTTATACTTTAGTCCAACAGCTTCTATTCTTTCTCCGTCAGTCAATTCGAATAACAATTTTTGAGCTTGTTTAGAATCTTGTGAAAAAACAGGTATTACACTAGATACATTATTTCCAAACTCATTTAC
Coding sequences within:
- a CDS encoding bifunctional transcriptional activator/DNA repair enzyme AdaA, yielding MLLSDEEKWKVAIDCDSSYDGQFFYGVKTTGIFCRPSCKSKSPKRDHMVFFDTAEQAQAAGFRPCKRCRPDLLKFEPKRETIEGIKKVIGKFYTDPKQLKEEIEGLGVSKNSMIRLFQDQLGMTPVQYINKLRIEKAKELLLNSQDTVLYIALQCGFGSLSTFYRLFRRLVGMSPTQYVRFFLKRKDKK
- a CDS encoding DNA alkylation repair protein gives rise to the protein MEMIREQLMSLAEEDYRKFSSRLLPNIDTILGVCLPQLRKLAKQIAKADWRTYLNTAENDYFEEIMLQGMVIGYAPCEVEERLLYINSFVPKIDNWSVCDSFCTGLKFTVKNRERVWDFLQMYFRSMREYELRFAVVMLLSYYIDEEYINRVLDILDTVKHEGYYVKMAVAWAISICYIKLPEQTMAYLKQNTLDDFTYNKALQKITESYRIDKETKGIIRDMKRK
- a CDS encoding methylated-DNA--[protein]-cysteine S-methyltransferase produces the protein MKNITFYPTSLGLIGIVEKNGAIIELFFGKKHKSTGCVEQETPVLREAARQLEEYLDGKLKSFNLPLAPEGTDFQQTVWAALRDIPYGETRTYKQVAEVIGKPEASRTVGAANNKNPILIITPCHRVIGTYGKLVGYAAGLAVKEKLLEMEKNHVNG
- a CDS encoding PLP-dependent aminotransferase family protein; protein product: MIYIQENSDDPIYLQIYHQVKKDIEQGNIAPGERLPGIRTLAQTLGIARNTVSQAYTQLAVEGYIRARHGSGFFVLDTSTKFTERNYVPQDINALSVERSELKQPVILYDFQYGELSYEQFPFKLWRKYTSQVLLSSQKEVVNQYPDKQGDLLLRQEIKKHLYRSRGMVCCEEQIIIGSGLYYSLDILCKILRKENNTIAMEEPGYNGARDVFINNNYNLHAIPASKDGLILSSIHRSGACAAYVTPSHQFPYGTVMPIFQRKELLNWANANDAYIIEDDYDSELRYDANPVPALRSLDTEDRTIYIGTFSKSLSPSLRVNYMVLPVRLLTRYHSLFCSHNSPVSWLTQRVLAAYMTEGNYERHIRKMCITYKRRHDVFIKESTEMFGRKVILHGRGAGLHFILEFPGGEEQDWLIKEAEKVGVKVYSMIPFWKDRNDCPRNIIFAGYSLLSEQQIREGIALLQSAWFSSLP
- a CDS encoding pyridoxamine 5'-phosphate oxidase family protein; amino-acid sequence: MQYRMKKFQLTLDQIDELLHRADTGRFATINENGYPYVIAMHFVYYNNKIYMHGLPKGQKIDNVNRNPKVCFEVDELFGLLTDNIENACDTEAEYNSVVIIGNASLIEDLDYKREVLNKLVEKYTPQFAGKELPDNMIKGTAVIEIDIVECTGKYHK
- a CDS encoding NAD(P)H-dependent oxidoreductase subunit E yields the protein MYNESLEKKYKEFDEYIENVKNKEDHLSILLKAQDIFGHLSKEVQNYISQKLGASEVEIQRLVKNNRLKERPIGEYDIRICTGFHCTRKGYAENLEEFERLLNIKSGEITKDGKFSIYTSGCIGGCRKAPVVSVNMENRYTDVTKEDVKDILNRYK
- a CDS encoding response regulator transcription factor, which gives rise to MNKILVVEDILREVIMDYLMEDGYQVLEAADGEKALELFQSNSVDLVILDIVLPKIDG
- a CDS encoding Cfr family 23S rRNA (adenine(2503)-C(8))-methyltransferase — its product is MKQTKTKYGKMKQIVSNLKLPDYRYEQLTKAIFHQKIDNFDDMHILPKALRIALVNEFGNNVSSVIPVFSQDSKQAQKLLFELTDGERIEAVGLKYKQGWESFCISSQCGCGFGCRFCATGSAGFKRNLTADEITDQLLYFYFNDHRLNSISFMGMGEAFANPELFDAVKILTDQNLFGLSQRRITISTIGIIPGIQRLTKEFPQVNLAFSLHSPFESQRSDLMPINKRFPLNEVMKTLDEHIIHTGRRVFIAYIMLEGINDSKEHAEAVIGLLKNRGSWEHLYHIDLIPYNSTDKTTFEFQSSIAIKQFCSTLKKAGISVTVRTQFGSEISAACGQLCYENE